The Streptomonospora litoralis genome window below encodes:
- a CDS encoding glycoside hydrolase family 26 protein, which produces MWWGASPYRGDVRPLERATGRRLDIVYTWHGVDQHRVPTPKERRLAEQGRFIHANIEAKRFNVRGHPVQSYRDIIRGRFDDSLRSQARRVADLDLPFFVTFDHEADANKRYHTRGTPREFVRAWRHIVDIYRRNGADNAIFVWNVTGWEGNLHRLPSLWPGNDYVDWISWEAYNMTGCELQPHWDHVDTFEEALRPAYEWLQREGPEHGIDPGKPIMIGEMGTVPIPGDPQATREWYADIPETLRKYDRIRAVKLWDGITAPTCDFRVLRDRHAARGYLDAADDRYVNVPRQAREAIDEAMELAEDARKRARELHERGLG; this is translated from the coding sequence GTGTGGTGGGGAGCCAGCCCCTATCGCGGCGACGTGCGGCCGCTGGAGCGCGCCACCGGACGCCGCCTGGACATCGTCTACACCTGGCACGGCGTCGACCAGCACCGCGTGCCCACGCCGAAGGAGCGCCGCCTGGCCGAGCAGGGGCGCTTTATCCACGCCAACATCGAGGCCAAGCGGTTCAACGTGCGCGGGCATCCGGTGCAGAGCTACCGCGACATCATCCGCGGCCGCTTCGACGACTCGCTGCGCTCGCAGGCGCGCCGGGTCGCCGACCTGGACCTGCCGTTCTTCGTCACCTTCGACCACGAGGCCGACGCGAACAAGCGCTACCACACCCGCGGCACGCCCCGGGAGTTCGTGCGGGCCTGGCGGCATATCGTCGACATATACCGCCGCAACGGCGCCGACAACGCGATCTTCGTCTGGAACGTCACCGGTTGGGAGGGCAACCTGCACCGGTTGCCGAGCCTGTGGCCGGGCAACGACTACGTCGACTGGATCAGCTGGGAGGCGTACAACATGACCGGTTGCGAGCTGCAGCCGCACTGGGACCATGTCGACACCTTCGAAGAGGCGCTGCGCCCGGCCTATGAGTGGCTGCAGCGGGAGGGGCCCGAGCACGGCATCGACCCCGGAAAGCCGATCATGATCGGTGAGATGGGCACCGTCCCCATCCCGGGCGACCCGCAGGCCACTCGGGAGTGGTACGCCGACATCCCCGAGACGCTGCGCAAGTACGACCGGATCCGCGCCGTCAAGCTGTGGGACGGCATCACCGCGCCGACCTGCGACTTCCGTGTCCTGCGCGACCGGCACGCCGCCCGCGGCTACCTGGACGCCGCCGACGACCGCTACGTCAACGTCCCGCGCCAGGCCCGCGAGGCCATCGACGAGGCGATGGAACTGGCCGAGGACGCGCGCAAGCGCGCCCGCGAGCTCCACGAACGCGGCCTGGGGTAG
- a CDS encoding glycosyltransferase, with product MVLVAVGTDHHAFPRLIDWADHYARARPDVRVLIQHGASVAPDTAEGVAYFDRGGLGAAMWEAAAVVTHGGPATIAEARDRGHLPITVARDPELIEHVDDHQLRFVARLDDAGLVRSCSSYQQFCATVDKALAQPADFRLGEPAGGGTAAAAHRAGRLIDLLIGEPDPRSAAPAPHPHPTDTWPEITAIVPTRDRPDLLRRALEHIRDQDYPGTVRTLVVYDRAEPDRTLERPDAARPLRVTANSQAPGLAGARNTGLLAAETELVAFCDDDDAWLPGKLRAQAEVMRAEPDTELVCCGIRVDYAGTESVRVLPRSSVGFTDLLRSRLTELHPSTFLLRRSALVDGCGTVNEEIPGGYGEDYELLLRLARRSRIRNVSDPLVRVLWHPRSYFGGRWPTISTALRWLLTAYPEFRLVPRGFARVAGQIAFAEAAAGRRRAALEWSTAAVRARWSEPRAYLAAAVACGLPPAAVLRALHRRGRGL from the coding sequence CTGGTCCTGGTCGCTGTCGGCACCGACCACCACGCGTTCCCGCGGCTGATCGACTGGGCCGACCACTACGCCCGCGCCCGGCCGGACGTGCGGGTGCTGATCCAGCACGGCGCCTCCGTGGCCCCTGACACTGCCGAAGGCGTCGCCTACTTCGACCGCGGCGGACTGGGCGCGGCCATGTGGGAAGCGGCGGCGGTGGTCACCCACGGCGGTCCGGCCACCATCGCCGAAGCGCGCGACCGCGGCCACCTCCCCATCACCGTGGCCCGTGATCCCGAACTGATCGAGCACGTCGACGACCACCAGCTGCGCTTCGTCGCCCGCCTCGACGACGCCGGGCTGGTGCGCTCCTGCTCCAGCTACCAGCAGTTCTGCGCCACCGTCGACAAGGCGCTGGCCCAGCCCGCGGACTTCCGGCTCGGCGAGCCCGCAGGAGGCGGCACCGCCGCGGCCGCCCACCGGGCCGGCCGCCTGATCGATCTGCTCATCGGCGAACCCGATCCGCGGTCCGCCGCGCCCGCGCCGCATCCGCACCCCACGGACACCTGGCCGGAGATCACCGCGATCGTGCCCACCCGCGACCGTCCCGATCTGCTGCGGCGCGCGCTGGAGCACATCCGCGACCAGGACTACCCGGGCACGGTGCGCACCCTGGTCGTATACGACCGCGCCGAGCCCGACCGCACGCTGGAGCGGCCCGACGCCGCCCGCCCTCTGCGGGTGACGGCCAACTCCCAGGCGCCGGGGTTGGCCGGAGCCCGCAACACCGGCCTCCTTGCCGCCGAGACGGAACTGGTCGCCTTCTGCGACGACGACGACGCGTGGCTGCCCGGCAAACTCCGCGCGCAGGCCGAGGTCATGCGCGCCGAACCCGATACCGAACTCGTCTGCTGCGGAATCCGCGTCGACTACGCCGGTACCGAGTCCGTGCGGGTACTGCCGCGCTCCAGCGTCGGATTCACCGACCTGCTGCGTTCACGGCTGACCGAACTGCACCCCTCGACGTTCCTGCTGCGGCGCAGCGCGCTGGTCGACGGCTGCGGCACCGTCAACGAGGAGATCCCGGGCGGCTACGGAGAGGACTACGAACTGCTGCTGCGGCTGGCGCGCCGCTCCCGCATCCGCAACGTCTCCGACCCGCTGGTGCGGGTGCTGTGGCATCCGCGGTCCTACTTCGGCGGGCGGTGGCCGACGATCTCCACGGCGCTGCGCTGGCTGCTCACCGCCTATCCCGAGTTCCGCCTGGTGCCCCGCGGATTCGCCCGCGTCGCCGGCCAGATCGCCTTCGCCGAGGCCGCCGCGGGTCGGCGCCGGGCCGCGCTGGAGTGGTCCACGGCTGCGGTGCGCGCCCGCTGGAGCGAACCCCGCGCCTATCTCGCCGCCGCCGTGGCCTGCGGTCTGCCGCCGGCGGCGGTGCTGCGGGCACTGCACCGGCGCGGGCGCGGACTGTAG
- the cysD gene encoding sulfate adenylyltransferase subunit CysD, which translates to MIQANTAPLGRYQLSQLDFLEAEAIYIMREVAAEFERPVLLFSGGKDSLVMLRLAEKAFWPGAIPFPVMHVDTGHNFPEVMEFRDRRLAEAGVKLVVASVQEQIDQGKVVEPTGRWASRNRLQTAALLEAMEEHGFDAAFGGARRDEEKARAKERVFSFRDEFGQWDPKAQRPELWNVYNTRINMGEHIRVFPLSNWTELDVWGYIARENLELPAIYYSHARTVFERDGILLADSPFITRGDDEELFEATVRYRTVGDMTCTGAVRSSAEGLEEIMAEIAATRITERGQTRADDRSSEAAMEDRKREGYF; encoded by the coding sequence ATGATTCAGGCCAATACGGCGCCGCTCGGCCGGTACCAGCTCTCCCAGCTGGACTTCCTGGAGGCCGAGGCGATCTACATCATGCGCGAGGTGGCCGCGGAGTTCGAGCGGCCGGTGCTGCTGTTCTCCGGCGGTAAGGACTCCCTCGTCATGCTGCGGCTCGCGGAGAAGGCCTTCTGGCCGGGCGCGATCCCCTTCCCGGTGATGCACGTCGACACCGGGCACAACTTCCCGGAGGTCATGGAGTTCCGCGACCGCCGCCTCGCGGAGGCCGGCGTCAAGCTGGTCGTCGCTTCGGTGCAGGAGCAGATCGACCAGGGGAAGGTCGTCGAGCCCACGGGCCGCTGGGCCAGCCGCAACCGGCTGCAGACCGCGGCGCTGCTGGAGGCGATGGAGGAGCACGGCTTCGACGCCGCGTTCGGCGGCGCCCGCCGCGACGAGGAGAAGGCCCGCGCCAAGGAGCGGGTGTTCTCCTTCCGCGACGAGTTCGGCCAGTGGGACCCCAAGGCCCAGCGCCCCGAGCTGTGGAACGTCTACAACACGCGGATCAACATGGGCGAGCACATCCGGGTGTTCCCCCTGTCCAACTGGACCGAGCTCGACGTGTGGGGCTACATCGCCCGCGAGAACCTCGAACTGCCGGCGATCTACTACTCGCATGCGCGCACGGTCTTCGAGCGCGACGGCATTCTGCTCGCCGACAGCCCCTTCATCACCCGCGGCGACGACGAGGAGCTGTTCGAGGCCACCGTCCGCTACCGCACGGTGGGCGACATGACCTGCACCGGCGCGGTGCGCTCCTCGGCCGAGGGTCTGGAGGAGATCATGGCCGAGATCGCGGCCACCCGGATCACCGAGCGCGGCCAGACGCGCGCCGACGACCGCTCCAGCGAGGCGGCCATGGAAGACCGCAAGCGCGAGGGCTACTTCTAG
- a CDS encoding 3'(2'),5'-bisphosphate nucleotidase CysQ has translation MSSIRNDHEVARDLATEAGQQLLRLRARQGFDEPEVLRTLGDRTSHEFLFSSLGRLRPSDAVLSEEGIDDKARLGARRVWIIDPLDGTREFSESGRTDWAVHVALWENGELVAGAVSLPAQGSTVSTVDPPWLPDERPTEQRLRITTSRTRPPEFVQRLATQMGAEIVPMGSAGAKICAVLLGIADIYVHAGGQYEWDSAAPVAVARAAGLHTSRIDGSELSYNRTNPSLPDILVCRPELSNMLLASIRGVAERDDADPHAAG, from the coding sequence GTGAGCAGCATCCGTAACGATCACGAAGTGGCGCGCGACCTGGCGACCGAGGCGGGGCAGCAGTTGCTCCGGCTGCGGGCGCGGCAGGGATTCGACGAGCCCGAGGTCCTGCGCACACTCGGCGACCGCACGTCGCACGAGTTCCTCTTCTCCAGTCTGGGCCGCCTGCGCCCCAGCGACGCCGTCCTCTCCGAGGAGGGCATCGACGACAAGGCGCGGCTCGGCGCCCGGCGGGTGTGGATCATCGACCCGCTGGACGGCACCCGGGAGTTCTCCGAGTCGGGCCGCACCGACTGGGCCGTGCACGTGGCGCTGTGGGAGAACGGCGAACTCGTGGCCGGAGCGGTGTCGCTGCCCGCGCAGGGCAGCACCGTATCGACCGTCGACCCCCCGTGGCTGCCCGATGAGCGCCCCACCGAGCAGCGGCTGCGCATTACCACCAGCCGCACCCGGCCGCCGGAGTTCGTGCAGCGCCTGGCCACGCAGATGGGCGCCGAGATCGTCCCCATGGGCTCGGCCGGCGCCAAGATCTGCGCCGTGCTGCTGGGCATCGCCGACATCTACGTGCACGCCGGCGGCCAGTACGAGTGGGACAGCGCAGCACCGGTGGCGGTGGCGCGCGCTGCGGGTCTGCACACCTCCCGTATCGACGGCAGTGAGCTGTCCTACAACAGGACCAACCCGTCACTCCCGGATATTCTTGTCTGTCGACCGGAATTGTCGAATATGTTGTTGGCTAGTATCCGCGGCGTCGCCGAGCGCGACGACGCGGACCCACACGCGGCGGGATGA
- a CDS encoding lipopolysaccharide biosynthesis protein, with amino-acid sequence MSTAEYRRAGLGRVARGSALNMGGAVAGALVNLGIVVAVTRGFSADTAGVLFSATSVFLIASAVANLGTSNGLVYFLARLRARGAGHAAPRVLRTALVPAVAASVLGGAAMFALADDLAALVGEPQAEMYLRLLAAFLPFAVVTDAALAATRAYHEMRAGVLLEKLGRPLGQLVLISAVALTGGAGLLTVAWAGPYLPAAVLAWWWMHRIVARYRGDASGTSGGAAPVPAPPDSPAPARPRTAAGAGVEEADPRTFWAFSLPRSVASIAQLGIQRIGIVLVAALAGAAEAAVFTAATRFMVAGQFAAQALQFAAEPRLAEMLAVDDRRGANTLYRSGTAWLICLTWPIFLPAIVYAPLLMQLFGPRYTEGAVVLVVISLAQLLSAALGMGDLVLTMTGRTRLNLANNLLALAADVALCLLLVPWTGATGAAAAWAGAIAVRKVLPLVQLMRSHGLHPFDRRWVLAAVSCLVWFGGVPLLCAFAVGTGPVSFAVALTAGSAGFLATLWRLRDPLELDGLLRRGTARGGGTD; translated from the coding sequence ATGAGCACGGCCGAATACCGCCGCGCGGGCCTGGGGCGGGTCGCCCGCGGCAGCGCGCTGAACATGGGCGGGGCCGTGGCCGGCGCCCTGGTGAACCTGGGCATCGTCGTGGCGGTCACCCGCGGGTTCTCAGCGGACACCGCCGGCGTGCTGTTCTCGGCCACCTCGGTCTTTTTGATCGCGTCCGCGGTGGCCAACCTCGGCACGTCCAACGGGCTGGTCTACTTCCTCGCCCGGCTGCGCGCCCGCGGAGCCGGGCACGCCGCACCGCGCGTCCTGCGTACCGCGCTGGTGCCCGCCGTGGCGGCGTCGGTGCTGGGCGGCGCCGCGATGTTCGCGCTCGCCGACGACCTCGCCGCCCTGGTGGGCGAGCCGCAGGCCGAGATGTACCTGCGCCTGCTCGCCGCGTTCCTCCCGTTCGCGGTGGTGACCGACGCGGCGCTGGCCGCCACCCGCGCCTACCACGAGATGCGCGCCGGCGTGCTGCTGGAGAAACTCGGCCGCCCGCTGGGGCAGCTCGTCTTGATCAGCGCGGTGGCGCTGACCGGCGGTGCGGGGCTGCTCACGGTCGCCTGGGCCGGACCTTACCTGCCGGCTGCGGTGCTGGCGTGGTGGTGGATGCACCGCATCGTCGCCCGGTACCGCGGTGATGCGAGCGGCACGTCGGGGGGCGCCGCTCCGGTGCCGGCGCCCCCCGACTCACCGGCACCGGCGCGGCCGCGCACCGCTGCCGGAGCCGGCGTCGAGGAGGCCGACCCGCGGACGTTCTGGGCGTTCTCACTGCCGCGTTCGGTCGCCAGCATCGCCCAACTGGGCATCCAGCGGATCGGCATCGTGCTCGTCGCCGCTCTGGCGGGCGCCGCCGAGGCGGCCGTCTTCACCGCCGCCACACGCTTCATGGTCGCCGGGCAGTTCGCCGCCCAGGCGCTCCAGTTCGCCGCCGAACCGCGGCTCGCCGAAATGCTGGCGGTCGACGACCGGCGGGGGGCCAACACCCTCTACCGCTCCGGCACCGCCTGGCTCATCTGTTTGACCTGGCCGATATTCCTCCCCGCGATCGTCTACGCCCCCCTGCTGATGCAGCTGTTCGGGCCGCGGTACACCGAGGGTGCCGTCGTGCTCGTGGTGATCTCCCTGGCCCAGCTGCTGTCGGCCGCGCTGGGGATGGGCGACCTCGTACTGACCATGACGGGGCGCACCCGGCTCAACCTCGCGAACAACCTGCTGGCCCTGGCCGCCGACGTGGCGCTGTGCCTGCTGCTGGTGCCCTGGACCGGGGCGACCGGCGCGGCGGCCGCCTGGGCCGGCGCCATCGCGGTGCGCAAAGTGCTGCCGCTGGTGCAGCTGATGCGCTCGCACGGGCTTCACCCGTTCGACCGCAGGTGGGTGCTGGCCGCGGTGAGCTGCCTGGTGTGGTTCGGCGGCGTTCCGCTACTGTGCGCGTTCGCGGTGGGCACGGGGCCGGTGTCTTTCGCGGTCGCGCTGACCGCCGGCTCGGCGGGCTTCCTGGCGACCCTCTGGCGCCTGCGCGACCCCCTTGAACTGGACGGACTGCTGCGCCGCGGCACCGCACGGGGCGGCGGCACCGACTGA
- a CDS encoding sulfotransferase family protein, with the protein MTNSTARRLPFPEPVKHSVRSVHSALAQATREARALPTFIIAGAQRCGTTSLFRALVQHPQVAGPPLRKGVHYFDTGYARGIGWYRGHFPLRALVRSGSGRTRIEVGESSPYYLFHPLAAERLARDLPGVKVVVMLRDPVERAYSAHSHERARGFESEPFERALELEPERLRGEEERLRSDPGAWSHAHQHQAYLSRGRYAEQLRRLEGHLGRHRVHVVESEAFFTDPERVFTGVEDFLGVDHCDRIRFSRHNARPRRQMPERLRARLSDHFLSPDEDLAQWWGRTPAWRA; encoded by the coding sequence ATGACCAACTCCACCGCACGCCGACTGCCGTTTCCCGAGCCGGTCAAGCACTCAGTCCGCTCGGTGCACTCCGCACTGGCGCAGGCCACCCGAGAAGCGCGGGCGCTGCCCACCTTCATCATCGCCGGTGCGCAGCGCTGCGGGACGACGTCGCTGTTCCGGGCGCTCGTCCAGCACCCGCAGGTGGCCGGTCCGCCCCTGCGCAAGGGGGTGCACTACTTCGACACCGGCTACGCCCGCGGCATCGGCTGGTACCGCGGGCACTTCCCGCTGCGCGCCCTGGTGCGCTCGGGCAGCGGCCGCACACGCATCGAAGTGGGCGAGTCCAGCCCCTACTACCTCTTCCACCCGCTGGCGGCCGAGCGGCTGGCCCGGGACCTGCCCGGGGTGAAGGTGGTGGTGATGCTGCGCGACCCCGTGGAGCGCGCCTACTCCGCGCACAGCCACGAACGGGCCCGCGGGTTCGAGAGCGAGCCCTTCGAGCGGGCCCTGGAGCTGGAGCCCGAGCGGCTGCGCGGCGAGGAGGAGCGGCTGCGCAGCGACCCCGGCGCGTGGTCTCACGCGCACCAGCATCAGGCCTATCTCTCGCGGGGCCGCTACGCCGAGCAGTTGCGGCGGCTGGAGGGACACCTGGGCCGCCACCGGGTGCACGTCGTCGAGAGCGAGGCGTTCTTCACCGATCCCGAACGGGTGTTCACCGGGGTGGAGGACTTTCTCGGCGTCGACCACTGCGACCGGATCCGGTTCAGCCGCCACAACGCTCGCCCCCGCCGGCAGATGCCCGAGCGGCTGCGGGCGCGGCTGTCGGACCACTTCCTCTCCCCCGACGAAGACCTCGCCCAATGGTGGGGCCGCACCCCGGCGTGGCGCGCATGA
- a CDS encoding sulfotransferase family protein translates to MGRSGSTLIERLLGELPGVCSLGEVVHMWRRALIDGEACGCGVPFAECGFWGAVGGAAFGGWDRLDPWEVLALKASVDRTRFVPALLNGRPPARLAERLARYTGLYDRLYAAAARVSGCRVVVDSSKHASLAACLRHRYGSRLHLVHVVRDPRAVAHAWGKRVPRPDATRTSPEQDMARYSPVRAAIQWTMQNEVLARLSAAGVPTLRVRYEDFAADPAGEFRGLADFAGHDGALPVDTEGTARLSPAHTVSGNPMRFRSGAVCVRPDGAWRSGLGPVGRTTVAALTCAGRGRFGY, encoded by the coding sequence ATGGGCCGTTCCGGATCCACGCTGATCGAGCGGCTGCTGGGTGAGTTGCCCGGCGTCTGCTCGCTCGGCGAGGTGGTGCACATGTGGCGCAGGGCGCTGATCGACGGCGAAGCCTGCGGCTGCGGGGTGCCGTTCGCCGAGTGCGGGTTCTGGGGGGCGGTCGGCGGGGCGGCCTTCGGCGGATGGGACCGGCTGGACCCCTGGGAGGTCCTCGCGCTCAAGGCGTCCGTGGACCGCACGCGCTTCGTCCCCGCTCTGCTCAACGGGCGGCCCCCGGCGCGCCTGGCGGAGCGTCTGGCGCGCTACACCGGCCTGTACGACCGCCTGTACGCCGCGGCGGCCCGGGTGAGCGGTTGCCGGGTGGTCGTCGACTCCAGCAAGCACGCGTCGCTGGCGGCGTGCCTGCGCCACCGCTACGGCTCCCGGCTGCACCTGGTGCACGTGGTGCGCGACCCGCGGGCGGTGGCGCACGCATGGGGCAAGCGGGTGCCGCGCCCGGACGCCACCCGCACCAGCCCCGAGCAGGACATGGCCCGCTACTCGCCCGTTCGGGCCGCGATTCAGTGGACGATGCAGAACGAGGTGCTGGCGCGGCTGTCGGCGGCGGGGGTGCCCACCCTGCGGGTGCGCTACGAGGACTTCGCGGCCGACCCCGCGGGCGAGTTCCGCGGTCTGGCGGACTTCGCCGGCCACGACGGGGCGCTGCCCGTCGACACCGAAGGCACGGCGCGGCTGTCGCCCGCCCATACCGTCTCGGGCAACCCGATGCGGTTCCGCTCCGGGGCGGTGTGCGTGCGTCCGGACGGGGCGTGGCGCAGCGGGCTCGGTCCGGTCGGCCGCACGACTGTCGCGGCGCTGACCTGCGCCGGCCGGGGGCGGTTCGGTTACTGA
- a CDS encoding sulfate adenylyltransferase subunit 1: MSTDILRFATAGSVDDGKSTLIGRLLFDSKSIFEDQLDAVERTSRGRGEEQTNLALLTDGLRAEREQGITIDVAYRYFATPRRTFIIADTPGHIQYTRNMVTGASTSDLAVILVDARKGLQEQSRRHAFLTTLLQVPHLVVAVNKMDLVDYSQERFEEIKQEFTAFATKLDVSDLTFIPISALHGDNVVDRSINMPWYDGSSMLHHLEHVHIASDRNLIDARFPVQYVIRPQRAADPALHDYRGYAGMISGGVFKAGDEVMHLPSGLTSRIAKILTPDGELAEAFPPMSVTMLLEDEIDISRGDMLCRPHNQPEVSQDIEAMVCWMAESRKLTPRSKLIIKHTTRTAKVVARDIRYRLDVNTLHRDEEAADLSLNEIGRVSLRATQPLFADEYKDNRLTGGFILIEEGSNTTVGAGMIVRAE, encoded by the coding sequence ATGAGTACAGACATCCTGCGGTTCGCCACGGCCGGCTCCGTCGACGACGGCAAGTCCACGCTGATCGGCCGCCTTCTCTTCGACTCCAAGTCGATCTTCGAGGACCAGCTCGACGCCGTGGAGCGCACCAGCCGCGGCCGCGGCGAGGAGCAGACGAATCTGGCCCTGCTCACCGACGGCCTGCGCGCCGAGCGCGAACAGGGCATCACCATCGACGTCGCCTACCGCTATTTCGCGACGCCGCGACGGACCTTCATCATCGCCGACACTCCCGGCCACATCCAGTACACCCGCAACATGGTCACCGGGGCCTCGACCTCCGACCTGGCGGTCATCCTGGTCGACGCGCGCAAGGGCCTGCAGGAGCAGAGCCGCCGCCACGCCTTCCTGACCACCCTGCTGCAGGTGCCGCACCTGGTCGTGGCCGTCAACAAGATGGACCTCGTCGACTACTCCCAGGAGCGCTTCGAGGAGATCAAGCAGGAGTTCACGGCGTTCGCCACGAAGCTGGACGTCAGCGACCTCACCTTCATCCCCATCTCGGCGCTGCACGGCGACAACGTCGTGGACCGCTCCATCAACATGCCGTGGTACGACGGCTCTTCGATGCTGCACCACCTGGAGCATGTGCACATCGCCTCCGACCGGAACCTGATCGACGCCCGGTTCCCCGTGCAGTACGTCATCCGGCCGCAGCGCGCGGCGGATCCCGCACTGCACGACTACCGGGGCTACGCCGGGATGATCTCCGGCGGCGTGTTCAAGGCCGGCGACGAGGTCATGCACCTGCCTTCGGGGCTGACCAGCCGCATCGCCAAGATCCTCACCCCCGACGGCGAGCTGGCCGAGGCGTTCCCGCCCATGTCGGTGACGATGCTGCTGGAAGACGAAATCGACATCTCGCGGGGCGACATGCTGTGCCGGCCCCACAACCAGCCCGAGGTCTCCCAGGACATCGAGGCGATGGTGTGCTGGATGGCCGAGAGCCGCAAGCTCACGCCGCGCTCGAAGCTGATCATCAAGCACACCACCCGTACGGCCAAGGTCGTGGCGCGCGACATCCGCTACCGGTTGGACGTCAATACGCTGCACCGCGACGAAGAGGCCGCCGACCTCTCCCTCAACGAGATCGGGCGGGTCAGCCTGCGCGCCACCCAGCCGCTGTTCGCCGACGAGTACAAGGACAACCGGCTGACCGGCGGCTTCATCCTCATCGAGGAGGGCAGCAACACCACGGTCGGCGCCGGGATGATCGTCCGCGCCGAGTGA
- a CDS encoding glycosyltransferase family 28 protein: protein MPSAPVLFVASSGGHLAQLWSLRPWWIRRRRIWVTFPTADALQLLDGEDVRPAHHPTTRNLPNLLRNTVLAVRTLARTRPAAVVSTGAGVALPFFVLAWLLRIPTVYIEVYDRIDSAPLTTRLCRPFTRLHLTQWDEQRVFLPTAITVGPLL from the coding sequence ATGCCAAGCGCTCCGGTCCTCTTCGTCGCCTCCAGCGGCGGCCACCTCGCCCAGTTGTGGTCCCTGCGGCCCTGGTGGATCCGGCGCCGCCGGATCTGGGTCACCTTCCCCACGGCCGACGCGCTGCAGCTGCTCGACGGCGAGGACGTGCGCCCCGCCCACCACCCCACCACGCGCAACCTGCCCAACCTGCTGCGGAACACGGTGCTCGCGGTGCGCACCCTCGCCCGTACGCGCCCCGCCGCCGTCGTCTCGACCGGCGCCGGCGTCGCCCTGCCGTTCTTCGTGCTCGCCTGGCTGCTGCGCATCCCCACCGTCTACATCGAGGTCTACGACCGGATCGACTCGGCGCCGCTGACCACCCGGCTGTGCCGTCCCTTCACTCGGCTGCACCTCACCCAGTGGGACGAGCAGCGCGTCTTCCTGCCGACCGCGATCACCGTGGGGCCGCTGCTGTGA
- a CDS encoding phosphotransferase, translated as MNGETTYLTGLAEVLWPCGGLMGRADPAADAPGTGRRRGDGNTRAYVPVPSAHNPRVILPVADRHAAARAVTAFAQRHSLRERLRAAALTSAFASGVAPLLLRDRLHVGPGHTIEHELSAALDRRVVIAVHIGPPRANRKPVLLLLTPNGRAVGYAKIGVNDLTSRLVRAETHSLARLAESRLRDVTVPRLLHEGEWNGHPLLVQDALPVGGQTDRPTRRQLLRCVLQIGSLEPVRVLPLARSPYRAELAERIAALGERPETAPLRACLDRLPDVRLPFGAWHGDLTRWNVATTPRRAFVWDWERLAFGVPLGFDALHYELNECVQLGVHPGVHRWLDTGARLLRDPLITGAGLVPGTEAAVMALYLIDLATRYLQDRQAEAGGSLAAVDDWLLPALAGLEDRAAREAGEPG; from the coding sequence GTGAACGGCGAGACGACCTACCTGACCGGCCTCGCCGAGGTGCTGTGGCCGTGCGGCGGACTCATGGGGCGGGCCGACCCCGCGGCGGACGCCCCCGGCACCGGGCGCAGACGCGGGGACGGCAACACCCGCGCTTACGTGCCGGTCCCCTCGGCGCACAACCCGCGGGTCATCCTGCCGGTGGCCGACCGCCACGCCGCCGCCCGCGCCGTCACCGCGTTCGCCCAGCGGCACTCGCTGCGCGAGCGGCTGCGCGCGGCCGCTCTCACCTCCGCCTTCGCCAGCGGCGTGGCGCCGCTGCTACTGCGCGACCGGCTGCACGTCGGGCCTGGCCACACCATCGAGCACGAACTGTCGGCCGCGCTGGACCGCCGCGTCGTCATCGCCGTGCACATCGGCCCGCCGCGCGCCAACCGCAAACCGGTCCTGCTACTGCTGACTCCGAACGGACGGGCCGTGGGCTACGCCAAGATCGGCGTCAACGACCTCACCTCCCGCCTGGTGCGCGCCGAAACCCACTCGCTGGCGCGGCTGGCCGAATCCCGGCTGCGAGACGTCACCGTGCCGCGGCTGCTGCACGAAGGCGAGTGGAACGGCCACCCGCTGCTGGTGCAGGACGCGCTGCCGGTCGGCGGCCAGACCGACCGGCCGACGCGGCGCCAACTGCTGCGCTGCGTCCTGCAGATCGGCTCCCTGGAGCCGGTGCGGGTGCTGCCGCTGGCCCGGAGCCCCTACCGGGCGGAGTTGGCCGAGCGGATCGCCGCGCTGGGTGAGCGTCCCGAGACCGCGCCGTTGCGCGCCTGTCTGGACCGGCTGCCCGACGTGCGGTTGCCGTTCGGCGCCTGGCACGGCGACCTGACCCGGTGGAACGTCGCCACCACGCCGCGGCGCGCCTTCGTCTGGGACTGGGAGCGGCTCGCCTTCGGGGTGCCGCTGGGCTTCGACGCGCTGCACTACGAGCTCAACGAGTGCGTGCAGCTGGGTGTCCACCCCGGTGTGCACCGATGGCTGGACACGGGGGCGCGCCTGCTGCGCGACCCGCTGATCACCGGCGCAGGGCTGGTGCCCGGCACCGAGGCCGCGGTCATGGCGCTGTACCTGATCGATCTGGCGACCCGCTACCTGCAGGACCGCCAAGCCGAGGCCGGCGGGAGCCTCGCGGCCGTCGACGACTGGCTGCTGCCCGCACTGGCCGGCTTGGAGGACCGCGCCGCCCGCGAAGCCGGAGAGCCCGGATGA